A portion of the Cryptomeria japonica chromosome 5, Sugi_1.0, whole genome shotgun sequence genome contains these proteins:
- the LOC131067746 gene encoding cold-responsive protein kinase 1 isoform X1, translated as MKISAGISLKWFYTLLLWDLLEVACGQNCGCSSDLCCSQYGYCGTSKAYCGEGCREGPCTAENSFGRSGASNVLNETKTKDLFNSILSRAPDKCEGKDFYTFDSFITAANSFPAFGSTGSTEIARREVAAFLANVVFLIGDFCYINAINSSHSSMTDCNETNTLYPCADGRSYHGRGPLQLTWNYNYGPAGTYLNLDLLNQPDLVSTNSTISFEASLWYWMINTDCHNAIVFGQGFIETVKGLDSTACDRPGDISHRVDSYISYCHQLGVDPGPDLACDTTSISSGGRRKPKELIPILLESTGGAALLCIVFLFYWRFCIRQQRRDKPDTAIGVEEKEPAIINFNYCYEVLHEATKGFCPANKLGEGGSGEVYKGILADGKEIAVKKLFVTRSSQAMEEFLTEVKIVSGFLHRNLIRLLGCCNKGEERFLVYEFMPNRSLDKHLFGEEGIFLKWKERFEIITGTACGLVYLHEHSHAPIVHRDIKTFNILLDENLQPKIADFGLAKIFPEDKTHLTTRVGGTIGYTAPEYAVHGQLTQKADVYSYGVVVLEVVSGKKCNNTGLPHPMEILLQWAWNSYERNESLSIADPKLKLETLPENEQRQILRVIYIALLCTQASPTKRPSMSDVLSMLTYDFEISAVPTPPILLDFQTDLTSMPSTLISGTSSSTSGASSSTMNGSISFSLFPR; from the exons ATGAAGATCTCTGCTGGAATCTCACTCAAGTGGTTTTATACCTTATTATTATGGGATTTACTGGAGGTGGCATGCGGTCAAAATTGTGGGTGTTCCAGTGATCTTTGTTGTAGCCAGTATGGCTACTGTGGAACCAGCAAAGCCTACTGTGGAGAAGGTTGCAGGGAAGGTCCATGCACTGCTGAGAATTCTTTTGGCCGCTCAGGGGCATCTAATGTTCTTAATGAGACCAAGACAAAAGATCTTTTTAACAGTATTCTGTCTCGTGCCCCTGACAAGTGTGAGGGAAAGGATTTCTATACATTTGATTCATTTATAACTGCAGCAAATAGCTTTCCTGCTTTTGGAAGCACAGGATCAACAGAGATTGCCAGAAGAGAAGTGGCAGCATTTTTAGCTAATGTAGTTTTCCTGATTGGAG ATTTCTGCTATATCAATGCAATCAATTCAAGCCATTCAAGTATGACAGACTGTAATGAGACGAATACTCTGTATCCCTGTGCTGACGGAAGGAGTTATCATGGGCGTGGTCCATTACAATTAACCTG GAACTACAACTATGGACCTGCAGGGACTTACCTCAATTTGGACTTACTAAACCAACCAGACCTTGTATCCACCAACTCAACAATCTCCTTTGAGGCTTCCCTCTGGTATTGGATGATCAATACTGACTGTCACAATGCTATTGTTTTCGGACAGGGCTTCATAGAAACTGTAAAAGGTCTAGATAGTACGGCATGTGATCGACCCGGGGATATTTCTCACAGGGTTGATTCCTACATATCATACTGTCATCAACTTGGAGTAGACCCTGGACCAGATCTAGCATGTGACACAACATCAATATCCTCCGGAGGAAGAAGGAAACCCAAGGAACTAATACCCATATTGTTAGAAAGTACAGGAGGAGCAGCTCTCCTATGTATAGTCTTTTTATTTTActggaggttttgcatcagacagCAACGAAGAGATAAACCAGATACAGCTATAG GTGTTGAGGAAAAAGAACCTGCAATTATTAATTTCAATTACTGTTACGAAGTTCTTCATGAAGCAACTAAAGGCTTCTGTCCTGCAAACAAACTTGGGGAAGGAGGTTCTGGTGAAGTATATAAG GGGATACTTGCAGATGGAAAAGAGATTGCTGTTAAGAAGCTCTTTGTAACGCGATCATCACAAGCTATGGAAGAGTTCCTTACAGAAGTGAAGATTGTAAGCGGATTTCTTCACAGGAATCTCATCCGCTTGCTTGGATGTTGCAATAAGGGAGAGGAACGATTTCTAGTTTATGAATTTATGCCAAACAGGAGCCTTGACAAGCATTTGTTTG GGGAGGAGGGAATTTTTCTCAAATGGAAAGAACGTTTCGAAATAATTACAGGCACAGCTTGCGGTCTTGTATATTTACATGAACATTCTCACGCTCCCATTGTACACAGAGACATCAAAACTTTCAATATCCTTCTGGATGAAAACCTGCAACCGAAAATAGCAGATTTTGGACTAGCAAAAATTTTCCCAGAAGATAAAACACATCTTACAACCAGAGTGGGCGGAACCAT TGGATATACTGCTCCTGAATATGCTGTGCATGGGCAATTGACACAAAAAGCAGATGTTTATAGCTATGGAGTAGTTGTTCTAGAGGTTGTAAGTGGCAAGAAGTGCAACAATACTGGACTTCCGCACCCCATGGAGATTCTTTTGCAGTGG GCTTGGAATTCGTATGAAAGAAATGAGAGCTTGAGCATTGCTGATCCAAAACTGAAGTTGGAGACTCTGCCTGAAAACGAACAAAGGCAAATATTAAGAGTCATATACATTGCTCTTCTTTGCACTCAAGCCTCTCCTACCAAGAGACCGTCTATGTCTGATGTTTTGTCAATGTTAACATATGATTTCGAAATTTCAGCTGTGCCCACTCCACCAATTTTATTGGATTTCCAAACAGACTTGACTTCTATGCCTTCCACATTAATTTCTGGAACTTCATCTTCAACTTCAGGAGCTTCTTCCTCAACCATGAATGGATCTATTAGTTTCTCTCTCTTTCCACGTTGA
- the LOC131067746 gene encoding cold-responsive protein kinase 1 isoform X2 encodes MDEMEVEPKRNYNYGPAGTYLNLDLLNQPDLVSTNSTISFEASLWYWMINTDCHNAIVFGQGFIETVKGLDSTACDRPGDISHRVDSYISYCHQLGVDPGPDLACDTTSISSGGRRKPKELIPILLESTGGAALLCIVFLFYWRFCIRQQRRDKPDTAIGVEEKEPAIINFNYCYEVLHEATKGFCPANKLGEGGSGEVYKGILADGKEIAVKKLFVTRSSQAMEEFLTEVKIVSGFLHRNLIRLLGCCNKGEERFLVYEFMPNRSLDKHLFGEEGIFLKWKERFEIITGTACGLVYLHEHSHAPIVHRDIKTFNILLDENLQPKIADFGLAKIFPEDKTHLTTRVGGTIGYTAPEYAVHGQLTQKADVYSYGVVVLEVVSGKKCNNTGLPHPMEILLQWAWNSYERNESLSIADPKLKLETLPENEQRQILRVIYIALLCTQASPTKRPSMSDVLSMLTYDFEISAVPTPPILLDFQTDLTSMPSTLISGTSSSTSGASSSTMNGSISFSLFPR; translated from the exons ATGGATGAGATGGAAGTGGAACCTAAGAG GAACTACAACTATGGACCTGCAGGGACTTACCTCAATTTGGACTTACTAAACCAACCAGACCTTGTATCCACCAACTCAACAATCTCCTTTGAGGCTTCCCTCTGGTATTGGATGATCAATACTGACTGTCACAATGCTATTGTTTTCGGACAGGGCTTCATAGAAACTGTAAAAGGTCTAGATAGTACGGCATGTGATCGACCCGGGGATATTTCTCACAGGGTTGATTCCTACATATCATACTGTCATCAACTTGGAGTAGACCCTGGACCAGATCTAGCATGTGACACAACATCAATATCCTCCGGAGGAAGAAGGAAACCCAAGGAACTAATACCCATATTGTTAGAAAGTACAGGAGGAGCAGCTCTCCTATGTATAGTCTTTTTATTTTActggaggttttgcatcagacagCAACGAAGAGATAAACCAGATACAGCTATAG GTGTTGAGGAAAAAGAACCTGCAATTATTAATTTCAATTACTGTTACGAAGTTCTTCATGAAGCAACTAAAGGCTTCTGTCCTGCAAACAAACTTGGGGAAGGAGGTTCTGGTGAAGTATATAAG GGGATACTTGCAGATGGAAAAGAGATTGCTGTTAAGAAGCTCTTTGTAACGCGATCATCACAAGCTATGGAAGAGTTCCTTACAGAAGTGAAGATTGTAAGCGGATTTCTTCACAGGAATCTCATCCGCTTGCTTGGATGTTGCAATAAGGGAGAGGAACGATTTCTAGTTTATGAATTTATGCCAAACAGGAGCCTTGACAAGCATTTGTTTG GGGAGGAGGGAATTTTTCTCAAATGGAAAGAACGTTTCGAAATAATTACAGGCACAGCTTGCGGTCTTGTATATTTACATGAACATTCTCACGCTCCCATTGTACACAGAGACATCAAAACTTTCAATATCCTTCTGGATGAAAACCTGCAACCGAAAATAGCAGATTTTGGACTAGCAAAAATTTTCCCAGAAGATAAAACACATCTTACAACCAGAGTGGGCGGAACCAT TGGATATACTGCTCCTGAATATGCTGTGCATGGGCAATTGACACAAAAAGCAGATGTTTATAGCTATGGAGTAGTTGTTCTAGAGGTTGTAAGTGGCAAGAAGTGCAACAATACTGGACTTCCGCACCCCATGGAGATTCTTTTGCAGTGG GCTTGGAATTCGTATGAAAGAAATGAGAGCTTGAGCATTGCTGATCCAAAACTGAAGTTGGAGACTCTGCCTGAAAACGAACAAAGGCAAATATTAAGAGTCATATACATTGCTCTTCTTTGCACTCAAGCCTCTCCTACCAAGAGACCGTCTATGTCTGATGTTTTGTCAATGTTAACATATGATTTCGAAATTTCAGCTGTGCCCACTCCACCAATTTTATTGGATTTCCAAACAGACTTGACTTCTATGCCTTCCACATTAATTTCTGGAACTTCATCTTCAACTTCAGGAGCTTCTTCCTCAACCATGAATGGATCTATTAGTTTCTCTCTCTTTCCACGTTGA